CGACAGAGAATGGAAGCGGCAAACACCAGGCGATCGGCACTGTAGACGACCAGAAGTAAACCAATAATTAACAGCGCCGTTGCTAAAAGCATCTAAAGTCCTTTCTTCAGGTATACTCGCCGGTCCACGGGAGAGATTGCCTGGAGGCCGTAACGAATTCTTAATTTTGACTTTATGCGGCTAAAAAGTAAAACAAATGCCAGCTTTAGCTAACCAGGGCAGGTAATATTCTGTAAATATGTTGGGTTCATGGTGAAATTCGACGCCATGATGAGATCAACAAAGTACTACGAAGGATGAATCAATGGGTCAGTCTGTGGCGAATTTAGTCGATATGCGCGACGTCAGCTTTTCCCGGGGCGATCGTTGTATTTTCGATAATATTTCCCTGACGGTGCCACGTGGAAAGGTCACAGCGATCATGGGGCCGTCGGGCATCGGTAAAACCACGCTGTTACGCCTGATCGGTGGGCAGATCGCGCCTGACAAAGGTGAGATTCTGTTTGATGGCGAGAATGTTCCCGCCATGTCCCGTTCACGGCTGTACACTGTACGTAAGCGTATGAGCATGCTGTTTCAGTCAGGGGCGCTGTTCACTGACATGAATGTGTTTGATAACGTGGCCTATCCGCTGCGCGAGCATACGCATTTACCCGCGGCCTTACTCAAAAGCACCGTCATGATGAAACTTGAGGCTGTTGGGCTGCGCGGTGCCGCAAAATTAATGCCTTCTGAACTTTCTGGCGGTATGGCGCGACGGGCGGCGTTAGCGCGTGCTATTGCTCTGGAACCGGATCTCATCATGTTTGATGAACCGTTCGTTGGTCAGGACCCTATCACCATGGGCGTGCTGGTGAAGCTGATTTCAGAACTGAACAGTTCACTGGGCGTGACCTGCGTCGTCGTGTCTCACGATGTCCCCGAAGTGCTGAGTATTGCGGATCACGCCTTTATCATGGCGGATAAAAAAATTGTGGCTCATGGCAGTGCTCAGGCTCTGCAAGAGAACGCAGATCCGCGCGTACGCCAGTTCCTTGACGGTATCGCCGACGGACCCGTTCCGTTCCGCTATCCCGCGGGCGACTATCACACCGATTTACTCGAAACAGGGAGTTAAGCCACTCATGCTGTTAAATGCGCTGGCATCGCTCGGACACCGGGGGATCAAAACCCTCAGGACGTTCGGGCGGGCCGGGTTAATGTTATTCAATGCGGTGGTCGGTAAGCCTGAGTTTCGCAAGCATGCGCCGTTGCTGATCCGCCAGCTCTATAATGTGGGTGTCTTGTCGATGCTTATCATTATTGTGTCTGGCGTGTTTATTGGCATGGTACTGGGGCTGCAGGGCTATCTGGTTCTGACGACTTACAGCGCGGAAACCAGTCTTGGTATGCTGGTGGCGCTGTCGTTGCTGCGTGAACTGGGGCCGGTGGTTGCGGCGCTGTTGTTTGCCGGGCGCGCCGGCTCTGCCTTAACCGCAGAAATTGGTCTTATGCGTGCGACCGAGCAACTTTCCAGTATGGAAATGATGGCGGTCGATCCATTGCGCCGGGTGATTTCCCCGCGCTTCTGGGCGGGCGTTATTTCGTTGCCGTTGCTCACCATTATTTTTGTGGCGGTGGGTATCTGGGGCGGATCACTGGTTGGCGTAAGCTGGAAAGGTATCGATGCTGGTTTCTTCTGGTCGGCGATGCAAAACGCTGTCGACTGGCGTCTGGACCTTGTGAACTGTTTGATTAAGAGCGTGGTGTTTGCCATTACAGTAACGTGGATTGCACTGTTCAATGGATATGACGCGATCCCGACTTCTGCCGGGATTAGCCGGGCAACGACACGCACCGTTGTGCACGCGTCTCTGGCCGTTCTCGGTCTGGATTTTGTGCTGACCGCACTGATGTTTGGGAATTGAGTTCATGCAAACGAAAAAAAATGAAATTTGGGTGGGGATCTTCTTGTTGGTTGCGCTGCTGGCGGCGTTCTTTATCTGCCTGAAAGCGGCGAACGTGACCTCCATGCGTACGGAGCCTACCTACACGGTTTATGCGACTTTCGATAACATTGGCGGACTGAGAGAACGCTCTCCCGTTCGTATTGGCGGAGTGGTTGTGGGACGGGTGTCAGACATCTCGTTAGATCCGAAAACCTATCTGCCACGTGTTACGCTGGATATCGAAGAGCGTTATAACCAAATTCCTGATACCAGTTCCCTGAGCATCCGCACCTCCGGTCTGCTTGGCGAGCAATACCTGGCCCTGAACGTCGGTTTCGACGATCCAGAACTGGGAACGTCTATGCTCAAGGATGGCAGCACCATTCAGGACACCAAATCTGCAATGGTTCTGGAAGATATGATTGGTCAGTTCCTTTACAACAGCAACAGTAAAGGAGATGAGAATAAGAATTCTGGCGATGCGCCTGCCGCAACGGAAGGCAATAATGACGCTACTGGGCCTGCGGGCGCAACGAAATAATCTCAGGAGAATCGACGTATGTTTAAACGATTAATGATGGTAGCGCTGCTGGTAATTGCACCGCTGAGTGCTGCGACGGCGGCTGACCAGACCAACCCGTACAAACAGATGGACGAAGCGGCACAGAAAACCTTTGACCGTCTTAAAAACGAACAGCCCAAAATCCGTGCTAACCCGGATTACCTGCGAGTTGTCGTTGATCAGGAACTGCTGCCGTATGTGCAGGTGAAATACGCTGGCGCTTTGGTTCTGGGTCGTTACTACAAAGACGCCACGCCTGCACAACGCGATGCCTATTTCACCGCATTTCGTGAATACCTGAAACAGGCTTATGGCCAGGCTTTGGCGATGTACCATGGTCAGACTTACCAGATTGCTCCGGAACAACCGCTGGGCGATGCGACTATCGTACCGATTCGTGTCACCATCAATGATCCGAACGGCCGGCCTCC
This Citrobacter enshiensis DNA region includes the following protein-coding sequences:
- the mlaC gene encoding phospholipid-binding protein MlaC, translating into MFKRLMMVALLVIAPLSAATAADQTNPYKQMDEAAQKTFDRLKNEQPKIRANPDYLRVVVDQELLPYVQVKYAGALVLGRYYKDATPAQRDAYFTAFREYLKQAYGQALAMYHGQTYQIAPEQPLGDATIVPIRVTINDPNGRPPVRLDFQWRKNTQTGHWQAYDMIAEGVSMITTKQNEWSDLLRTKGIDGLTAQLKSIAQQKITLEEKK
- the mlaE gene encoding lipid asymmetry maintenance ABC transporter permease subunit MlaE, whose amino-acid sequence is MLLNALASLGHRGIKTLRTFGRAGLMLFNAVVGKPEFRKHAPLLIRQLYNVGVLSMLIIIVSGVFIGMVLGLQGYLVLTTYSAETSLGMLVALSLLRELGPVVAALLFAGRAGSALTAEIGLMRATEQLSSMEMMAVDPLRRVISPRFWAGVISLPLLTIIFVAVGIWGGSLVGVSWKGIDAGFFWSAMQNAVDWRLDLVNCLIKSVVFAITVTWIALFNGYDAIPTSAGISRATTRTVVHASLAVLGLDFVLTALMFGN
- the mlaD gene encoding outer membrane lipid asymmetry maintenance protein MlaD, whose protein sequence is MQTKKNEIWVGIFLLVALLAAFFICLKAANVTSMRTEPTYTVYATFDNIGGLRERSPVRIGGVVVGRVSDISLDPKTYLPRVTLDIEERYNQIPDTSSLSIRTSGLLGEQYLALNVGFDDPELGTSMLKDGSTIQDTKSAMVLEDMIGQFLYNSNSKGDENKNSGDAPAATEGNNDATGPAGATK
- the mlaF gene encoding phospholipid ABC transporter ATP-binding protein MlaF — protein: MGQSVANLVDMRDVSFSRGDRCIFDNISLTVPRGKVTAIMGPSGIGKTTLLRLIGGQIAPDKGEILFDGENVPAMSRSRLYTVRKRMSMLFQSGALFTDMNVFDNVAYPLREHTHLPAALLKSTVMMKLEAVGLRGAAKLMPSELSGGMARRAALARAIALEPDLIMFDEPFVGQDPITMGVLVKLISELNSSLGVTCVVVSHDVPEVLSIADHAFIMADKKIVAHGSAQALQENADPRVRQFLDGIADGPVPFRYPAGDYHTDLLETGS